From a single Helicovermis profundi genomic region:
- a CDS encoding ABC transporter permease, with amino-acid sequence MNKENKLKIFVDNIKFPLLAIFLSFIIGSIFIIAVGKNPIVAYAALFSGSLGGLPKIGETLLKTTPLIFTGLSIAFAFRAGLFNIGAEGQYIMGAISTVAAAWIFRDLPGAILVVVIIFAGAIGGGLWAAIPGILKAKLGVHEVIVTIMLNYTALFFSNYVVRKVLNPSLLQGTEQKAYTVLIPEKARLTQLHEFIPQFEYSSVNTGIFIAIFCAFVIYFLLFKTTLGYELRSVGNNRYAAEYGGISVSKNIVLSMVISGMLAGLAGAATVAGLTFKVDQASGMPGYGFTGIAVALVGKNHPLGVLAAALLFGILSNGARKMQIAGIPKEIVGIIQGVIIVFIAGEAILKYLPSLKKKDKKTKEVA; translated from the coding sequence ATGAATAAAGAAAACAAATTAAAAATATTTGTAGATAATATAAAATTTCCTTTACTTGCAATATTCTTATCATTTATTATAGGATCTATATTTATTATTGCAGTTGGGAAAAATCCAATAGTTGCATATGCAGCGTTATTTTCTGGAAGTTTAGGTGGTTTACCTAAAATTGGTGAAACTTTACTTAAAACTACTCCTCTTATATTTACTGGACTTTCAATTGCTTTCGCTTTTAGAGCAGGACTTTTTAACATTGGTGCTGAAGGGCAGTATATAATGGGTGCAATTTCAACCGTTGCTGCAGCATGGATTTTTAGAGATTTACCAGGAGCTATATTAGTTGTGGTAATTATTTTTGCTGGCGCAATTGGTGGTGGCCTTTGGGCAGCTATTCCAGGTATATTAAAAGCAAAACTTGGAGTACATGAAGTAATTGTTACAATTATGCTTAACTATACGGCATTATTTTTTAGTAACTATGTGGTTAGAAAAGTACTTAATCCTTCACTATTACAGGGAACGGAGCAAAAGGCATATACAGTATTAATTCCAGAAAAAGCTAGACTTACTCAATTACATGAATTTATACCTCAATTTGAGTATTCAAGTGTTAATACAGGGATTTTTATTGCAATTTTCTGTGCATTTGTAATTTACTTTTTATTATTCAAAACTACTTTAGGTTACGAATTAAGATCAGTTGGAAATAATAGATACGCAGCTGAATATGGTGGAATTAGTGTTTCAAAAAATATAGTACTTTCTATGGTTATTTCTGGTATGCTTGCAGGACTTGCTGGTGCTGCTACGGTTGCAGGATTAACTTTTAAAGTAGATCAAGCATCAGGAATGCCTGGATATGGATTTACTGGTATCGCAGTTGCGTTGGTTGGTAAAAATCATCCACTTGGAGTACTTGCAGCGGCATTACTATTTGGTATTTTATCAAATGGAGCTAGAAAAATGCAAATTGCTGGAATACCTAAAGAAATCGTTGGTATTATCCAAGGTGTAATTATTGTATTTATTGCTGGTGAAGCTATTCTTAAATACTTACCTAGCTTAAAGAAAAAAGATAAAAAAACAAAGGAGGTAGCGTAG